A single genomic interval of Nocardioides nitrophenolicus harbors:
- a CDS encoding ABC transporter permease yields MDLTSPSTPSTPSTPALRDLGRRLLTAGPATIVVATVLLFVVSPLVAPGSLASAPLLSMLPFAAVLAIAAAGQTLVVQQRGLDLSVPGMIALGAVLCTALPQQHGWPLALAVVAGALGPAVAGLVTGVLVTRFAVIPLIATLGLNAVLLGIVFAVADGTPAGAAPALNQFALDRTLGVPNTVLVAVLVVGVVGVVIGRSTSGRRLTAVGVSPRAAEVIGVRVGRYQLLAYASAGACYGVAGVLLAGYTKTPPLFLGDSYLLPTVAAVVLGGTALSGGVASVVASGVAALFLTQLGQLLRALGWSDSRQLVAQAAVLLLVVLGRVLVPMLVAAWRRRLTDRTAAVPA; encoded by the coding sequence ATGGACCTCACCTCCCCATCGACCCCGTCGACACCGTCGACCCCGGCGCTCCGCGACCTGGGCCGCCGGCTCCTCACCGCGGGCCCGGCCACCATCGTGGTCGCCACGGTCCTGCTGTTCGTGGTGTCGCCCCTGGTCGCGCCCGGCAGCCTCGCCTCGGCGCCGCTGCTGAGCATGCTGCCGTTCGCCGCGGTGCTGGCGATCGCCGCGGCCGGGCAGACCCTCGTCGTCCAGCAGCGCGGCCTGGACCTGTCCGTGCCCGGGATGATCGCGCTGGGCGCGGTGCTGTGCACCGCCCTGCCCCAGCAGCACGGCTGGCCGCTGGCCCTCGCCGTCGTCGCCGGCGCGCTCGGCCCGGCAGTGGCGGGCCTGGTGACCGGAGTGCTGGTCACCCGGTTCGCGGTGATCCCGCTGATCGCGACCCTCGGTCTCAACGCGGTGCTGCTCGGGATCGTGTTCGCCGTCGCGGACGGTACGCCGGCCGGCGCGGCCCCGGCACTCAACCAGTTCGCGCTCGACCGCACCCTCGGCGTACCCAACACGGTGCTGGTCGCCGTGCTCGTCGTCGGCGTCGTCGGCGTGGTGATCGGCCGCTCGACCAGTGGGCGCCGGCTGACCGCGGTCGGGGTCAGCCCGCGTGCCGCCGAGGTGATCGGGGTCCGGGTCGGGCGCTACCAGCTGCTCGCGTACGCGAGCGCCGGCGCCTGCTACGGGGTCGCGGGGGTGCTGCTGGCCGGGTACACCAAGACGCCGCCGCTGTTCCTGGGCGACTCCTACCTGCTGCCGACCGTGGCCGCGGTCGTCCTCGGCGGGACCGCTCTGTCCGGCGGGGTCGCCAGCGTGGTGGCCTCCGGCGTCGCCGCGCTCTTCCTCACCCAGCTCGGCCAGCTGCTGCGGGCCCTGGGCTGGTCGGACTCGCGTCAGCTGGTCGCGCAGGCAGCGGTCCTGCTCCTCGTGGTGCTGGGGCGGGTGCTGGTGCCGATGCTCGTCGCCGCCTGGCGTCGGCGGCTGACCGACCGGACCGCTGCCGTGCCGGCCTGA
- a CDS encoding ATP-binding cassette domain-containing protein, which yields MEGSTAMTVQEVPVPTGPGTTGAPAGHALELRGIGKRFGAVRALADVDLVVDRGEVHALVGENGAGKSTLMAIASGALAADDGEVVILGDELGHASPDRARELGLAIVRQHPALLPDLTVAENMAVGVGFANGGVRGAVAWSRDQLAPWGMDIDPRARVRDLPIEQWFVIEIAKALALRPKVLVLDEPTEHLSLDEVRLLFRRLREVVADGTAVVYISHRIPEVKEIADRITVLRDGRTRGVHAAATVSEDQIVELVVGRALETVFPPKGSVVGSVGTREQLVVEGLGGDRFQDVSFTVRAGEVVGLAGVQGNGQAELLRAIAGLEASRGTVLVDGRAVRRGSTAAARQAGVVHVPADRHEEGVFLPLSVAENTVAATLDQVSTAGLVRGRAVAARAEEQRAALGIKTPSVDAPVASLSGGNQQKVVLARTVLAGPGVLLAEEPTQGVDAGARVDIYRILRSLADDGAAVVVLSSDGVELEGLCDRVLIVSRGSVVKELTGAEVTEEAIAHAALTATTVRERAEVDPPRRAGWRRLLASDHAPAAVLVGVMALLGLVVGAQNSSYFSSFNVYNLLFMAAPLVLVGAAQHLVVLTGGIDLSVGPLMGLLVVVGSFWVVDGGNPGLGLLLMALTGLAVGLVNGFLVAVLGVDAVVVTLAVFMALQGLYLTLREVPDGIVAEGFATQVMARFGPLPVAILAAAAVAIGLEVALRRTRWGVALRATGSRREAAESIGVRTVRVQLGAYVLAGALTCAAAVLLMAQIGIGDGRPGVGYTLSSVTVVVLAGASVFGGRGSFLGVLAAGLLVQQLLSASPFLQLPQAWSYLLPGLVILAAAVLFGRLQHARKA from the coding sequence ATGGAGGGAAGCACCGCGATGACGGTGCAGGAGGTCCCGGTCCCGACCGGCCCGGGCACGACGGGCGCCCCGGCCGGGCACGCCCTCGAGCTGCGCGGCATCGGCAAGCGCTTCGGCGCGGTCCGGGCGCTCGCCGACGTCGACCTCGTCGTCGACCGCGGCGAGGTGCACGCGCTGGTCGGCGAGAACGGCGCCGGGAAGTCGACGCTGATGGCGATCGCCTCCGGGGCGCTCGCCGCGGACGACGGTGAGGTCGTCATCCTCGGTGACGAGCTGGGTCACGCGTCGCCGGACCGGGCCCGCGAGCTCGGTCTGGCCATCGTGCGCCAGCACCCGGCGCTGCTCCCGGACCTCACCGTCGCCGAGAACATGGCGGTGGGCGTGGGCTTCGCGAACGGAGGCGTCCGCGGCGCCGTCGCGTGGAGCCGGGACCAGCTGGCGCCGTGGGGCATGGACATCGACCCCCGGGCCCGCGTCCGGGACCTGCCGATCGAGCAGTGGTTCGTCATCGAGATCGCCAAGGCGCTCGCACTGCGGCCGAAGGTGCTGGTGCTCGACGAGCCGACCGAGCACCTCAGCCTCGACGAGGTGCGGCTGCTCTTCCGGCGGCTGCGTGAGGTGGTCGCCGACGGCACCGCCGTCGTCTACATCTCGCACCGGATCCCCGAGGTCAAGGAGATCGCGGACCGGATCACGGTGCTGCGCGACGGGCGGACCCGGGGCGTCCACGCCGCCGCGACCGTCTCGGAGGACCAGATCGTCGAGCTGGTCGTGGGCCGCGCCCTGGAGACGGTCTTCCCGCCGAAGGGGTCGGTCGTCGGGTCCGTCGGCACCCGCGAGCAGCTCGTGGTGGAGGGGCTGGGCGGCGACCGGTTCCAGGACGTCTCGTTCACCGTCCGGGCCGGCGAGGTGGTCGGCCTGGCGGGCGTTCAGGGCAACGGCCAGGCCGAGCTGCTGCGCGCGATCGCCGGGCTCGAGGCCAGCCGCGGCACGGTCCTCGTCGACGGCCGGGCCGTACGCCGGGGCAGCACCGCCGCGGCCCGGCAGGCCGGCGTGGTCCACGTGCCGGCGGACCGGCACGAGGAGGGTGTCTTCCTGCCCCTCTCGGTCGCGGAGAACACCGTCGCCGCCACGCTCGACCAGGTGAGCACCGCCGGACTGGTGCGCGGTCGCGCCGTGGCCGCGCGGGCCGAGGAGCAGCGGGCGGCGCTGGGCATCAAGACCCCGTCGGTCGACGCGCCGGTCGCCTCGCTGTCGGGCGGCAACCAGCAGAAGGTGGTGCTGGCGCGCACCGTGCTCGCCGGCCCGGGCGTGCTGCTCGCGGAGGAGCCGACCCAGGGGGTCGACGCCGGTGCGCGCGTCGACATCTACCGGATCCTCCGCTCGCTCGCCGACGACGGCGCGGCCGTCGTGGTGCTGTCGTCGGACGGCGTCGAGCTCGAGGGTCTGTGCGACCGCGTGCTCATCGTGTCGCGGGGCAGCGTGGTCAAGGAGCTCACCGGCGCCGAGGTCACCGAGGAGGCGATCGCGCACGCCGCCCTGACGGCGACGACCGTGCGGGAGCGTGCGGAGGTGGACCCGCCCCGCCGTGCGGGCTGGCGACGGCTGCTGGCGAGCGACCACGCACCGGCGGCGGTGCTGGTCGGCGTGATGGCCCTGCTGGGTCTGGTCGTGGGCGCGCAGAACTCGTCGTACTTCTCCTCGTTCAACGTCTACAACCTGCTCTTCATGGCCGCCCCGCTGGTCCTCGTCGGAGCGGCGCAGCACCTCGTGGTGCTCACCGGAGGCATCGACCTCTCGGTCGGCCCGTTGATGGGACTGCTCGTCGTGGTCGGCTCGTTCTGGGTCGTCGACGGCGGGAACCCGGGCCTCGGCCTGCTGCTCATGGCCCTCACCGGGCTCGCGGTGGGGCTGGTCAACGGCTTCCTGGTGGCGGTCCTCGGCGTCGACGCGGTGGTCGTGACCCTCGCGGTGTTCATGGCGCTGCAGGGCCTCTACCTGACCCTGCGCGAGGTGCCCGACGGCATCGTCGCCGAGGGCTTCGCCACGCAGGTGATGGCGCGCTTCGGGCCGCTGCCGGTCGCGATCCTCGCCGCCGCGGCCGTCGCGATCGGCCTCGAGGTCGCGCTGCGGCGTACCCGGTGGGGCGTGGCGTTGCGGGCGACCGGCTCGCGCCGCGAGGCCGCCGAGAGCATCGGTGTGCGGACGGTGCGGGTCCAGCTCGGCGCCTACGTCCTCGCCGGCGCCCTGACCTGCGCGGCGGCGGTGCTGCTGATGGCCCAGATCGGCATCGGGGACGGCCGGCCCGGGGTCGGCTACACGCTGTCGTCCGTCACCGTCGTGGTGCTGGCCGGCGCGAGCGTCTTCGGCGGGCGCGGCTCGTTCCTCGGCGTGCTCGCGGCGGGCCTGCTCGTGCAGCAGCTGCTCTCCGCCTCGCCGTTCCTGCAGCTCCCCCAGGCCTGGAGCTACCTGCTCCCCGGCCTGGTCATCCTCGCCGCGGCCGTCCTCTTCGGCCGCCTCCAGCACGCACGGAAGGCGTGA
- a CDS encoding sigma-54-dependent Fis family transcriptional regulator: MPDQPAPDALAAAKDAVLNEPAESAVPAPALIDSWRRSRDALGVPANVRDVPHVGEELLDAHLLEMMRSPLQRFADTLDGTGLGLLLSDANGRILERWVADRTASAHFDKVGTFRGSVLSEDSVGTNGVGTALATRSLVQVRGAEHFADFYQRAVCTGAPLLHPITGSLLGSVTLSSDISPGTELIRPLLQTIVERLRQHILDVETPASRQVLEGFIQAVRRYSEPVVAVGQNGLVIQNALASKLSPAQLEEIQEACREAGAPQGLPTRVTTESLQLQLTTLADDNHVAVVLETPQHAGRAARSAAPAALPSLGLVGRTPEWLAVLQQVARARDEDGPLVIAGEPGTGKMSVATGRPWNSVGSPPAEPSDVVVDAAESHVVGTQAWLAGIAQHLTGSRRLVVHGAETLDRAALAGLRSLLTHAEAAPSVVVTVSAGEPAEAEELAVRLGGGRVVWVPALRERAADLPELWNSFARVHAPGAGMVLRPEALNLLRGHDWTGNLTELRLLVSRLARSGKTGPVGIADLPAALRESAPGLTLIEQVEVRAIRQALQEAGGNRARAAEILGVSRATVYRKMKSYRLIG; this comes from the coding sequence GTGCCGGACCAGCCCGCACCCGACGCGCTGGCGGCGGCCAAGGACGCGGTGCTCAACGAGCCCGCCGAGTCCGCCGTCCCCGCGCCGGCCCTGATCGACTCGTGGCGCCGCTCCCGCGACGCCCTCGGCGTCCCCGCCAACGTGCGCGACGTCCCCCACGTCGGCGAGGAGCTCCTCGACGCCCACCTGCTCGAGATGATGCGGAGTCCTCTGCAGCGGTTCGCCGACACCCTCGACGGCACCGGCCTGGGCCTGCTGCTGTCCGACGCCAACGGCCGGATCCTGGAGCGCTGGGTGGCCGACCGGACCGCGAGCGCGCACTTCGACAAGGTCGGCACCTTCCGGGGCTCGGTGCTCTCCGAGGACTCGGTCGGCACCAACGGCGTCGGCACCGCCCTCGCCACCCGGAGCCTGGTCCAGGTCCGCGGCGCGGAGCACTTCGCCGACTTCTACCAGCGCGCGGTGTGCACCGGCGCCCCGCTGTTGCACCCGATCACCGGATCGCTGCTCGGCTCGGTAACCCTCTCCTCCGACATCAGCCCCGGCACCGAGCTGATCCGCCCCCTGCTCCAGACCATCGTCGAGCGGCTGCGGCAGCACATCCTCGACGTGGAGACCCCGGCGTCGCGCCAGGTCCTCGAGGGCTTCATCCAGGCCGTACGCCGCTACTCCGAGCCGGTCGTCGCCGTCGGGCAGAACGGCCTGGTCATCCAGAACGCGCTCGCCAGCAAGCTGAGCCCGGCCCAGCTCGAGGAGATCCAGGAGGCGTGCCGCGAGGCCGGCGCGCCGCAGGGCCTCCCGACCCGGGTGACCACCGAGAGCCTGCAGCTGCAGCTGACCACCCTCGCCGACGACAACCACGTCGCGGTGGTTCTCGAGACGCCCCAGCACGCCGGCCGGGCCGCCCGGAGCGCGGCGCCGGCGGCGCTGCCGAGCCTCGGCCTGGTCGGCCGTACGCCGGAGTGGCTCGCGGTCCTGCAGCAGGTCGCGCGCGCCCGCGACGAGGACGGCCCGCTCGTCATCGCCGGCGAGCCCGGCACCGGCAAGATGTCGGTCGCCACCGGGCGTCCGTGGAACTCGGTCGGCTCGCCCCCGGCGGAGCCCTCGGACGTCGTGGTCGACGCGGCGGAGAGCCATGTCGTCGGGACCCAGGCCTGGCTGGCGGGGATCGCCCAGCACCTCACCGGGTCGCGGCGGCTGGTGGTCCACGGGGCCGAGACCCTCGACCGGGCCGCGCTCGCCGGGCTCCGCTCGCTGCTCACCCACGCCGAGGCGGCGCCGTCGGTGGTGGTCACCGTGTCGGCGGGCGAGCCGGCCGAGGCCGAGGAGCTCGCGGTCCGCCTCGGTGGCGGCCGCGTGGTCTGGGTCCCCGCTCTGCGCGAGCGTGCGGCCGACCTCCCGGAGCTGTGGAACTCCTTCGCCCGGGTCCACGCCCCGGGCGCCGGCATGGTGCTGCGTCCCGAGGCGCTCAACCTGCTCCGCGGCCACGACTGGACGGGCAACCTCACCGAGCTGCGGCTGCTGGTCTCCCGGCTCGCCCGGTCGGGCAAGACCGGTCCGGTCGGGATCGCGGACCTGCCGGCGGCGCTGCGCGAGAGCGCCCCGGGGCTGACCCTGATCGAGCAGGTCGAGGTCCGCGCCATCCGTCAGGCGCTCCAGGAGGCCGGCGGCAACCGGGCCCGTGCCGCCGAGATCCTCGGCGTGTCACGGGCCACGGTCTACCGCAAGATGAAGTCCTACCGGCTCATCGGCTGA
- a CDS encoding SDR family NAD(P)-dependent oxidoreductase has product MSRLTGKVAIVTGAGRGIGRSIAEVFAREGASVVATSRGSDADQLGGRPGLEYQQLDVAKDADWQRVVADVLDRHGRIDVLANNAGIITYQPVHELTVEDWERVVAINQTGTWLGMRAVLPAMLGQGSGSIINVSSIWGSAAVAGGHAYHATKGAVRNMSKNAAITYAQNGIRVNSLHPGFISTPLTDAQDPEVNDYVVGQTPMGRAGKPEEIAQGAVFLASDDSSFMTGAELVIDGGYLAQ; this is encoded by the coding sequence ATGTCCCGACTCACTGGCAAGGTCGCCATCGTCACCGGCGCGGGACGCGGCATCGGCCGGTCCATCGCCGAGGTCTTCGCCCGCGAGGGCGCGAGCGTCGTCGCGACCAGCCGCGGCAGCGACGCGGACCAGCTCGGCGGCCGTCCCGGCCTCGAGTACCAGCAGCTCGACGTCGCGAAGGACGCCGACTGGCAGCGCGTCGTCGCCGACGTCCTCGACCGCCACGGCCGGATCGACGTCCTGGCCAACAACGCCGGCATCATCACCTACCAGCCGGTGCACGAGCTCACCGTCGAGGACTGGGAGCGGGTCGTCGCCATCAACCAGACCGGCACCTGGCTCGGCATGCGCGCGGTCCTCCCGGCCATGCTCGGCCAGGGCAGTGGCTCGATCATCAACGTGTCCTCGATCTGGGGATCCGCCGCCGTCGCGGGTGGGCACGCCTATCACGCCACCAAGGGCGCGGTGCGGAACATGTCGAAGAACGCGGCCATCACCTATGCGCAGAACGGCATCCGGGTGAACTCGCTGCACCCGGGCTTCATCAGCACGCCGCTCACCGACGCCCAGGACCCCGAGGTCAACGACTACGTGGTCGGCCAGACGCCGATGGGCCGTGCCGGGAAGCCGGAGGAGATCGCGCAGGGTGCGGTGTTCCTGGCCAGCGACGACTCCAGCTTCATGACGGGCGCGGAGCTCGTCATCGACGGCGGGTACCTGGCGCAGTGA
- a CDS encoding alpha/beta hydrolase produces MTQPVPQDLLGEIYAQWADEMQAHPDMSLQLLRIMFDDWQRATAEPEGVTYRHAAVGGVPGIWAEPVGVESEEVLLLLHGGGFALGSSASHRKLGGHLARACAAPVFVADFRLAPEHPYPAAIEDALAVLAAWRAEGRAPERTTIVGDSAGANLAIATTLRLLQAAEPLPRQVITMSPWLNMENTGATLDTNDATDFLITREGLQANIDRYLGGIGDPTDPLANPLYADLTGFPRLYVCAGSVESLLDDSVRLDELARKHDVDVTLSIGEGQQHVFPFLAGRTERADQEIAAIAAWYRAGLPA; encoded by the coding sequence ATGACGCAACCGGTGCCGCAGGACCTCCTCGGCGAGATCTACGCCCAGTGGGCCGACGAGATGCAGGCTCACCCCGACATGTCGCTGCAGCTGCTGCGGATCATGTTCGACGACTGGCAGCGGGCCACGGCCGAGCCCGAGGGGGTCACCTACCGCCACGCCGCCGTCGGCGGCGTCCCGGGGATCTGGGCCGAGCCGGTCGGCGTGGAGTCCGAGGAGGTGCTGCTGCTCCTGCACGGCGGCGGGTTCGCGCTCGGCTCCTCGGCCTCGCACCGCAAGCTCGGCGGTCACCTGGCCCGGGCCTGCGCGGCGCCGGTGTTCGTCGCCGACTTCCGGCTGGCCCCGGAGCACCCCTACCCGGCGGCCATCGAGGACGCGCTCGCCGTGCTGGCGGCGTGGCGTGCCGAGGGCCGCGCCCCCGAGCGCACCACGATCGTGGGCGACTCGGCCGGCGCCAACCTGGCGATCGCCACCACGCTCCGCCTGCTCCAGGCCGCTGAGCCGCTGCCTCGCCAGGTGATCACCATGTCGCCCTGGCTGAACATGGAGAACACCGGCGCCACCCTCGACACCAACGACGCGACCGACTTCCTGATCACCCGCGAGGGACTGCAGGCCAACATCGACCGCTACCTCGGGGGCATCGGCGACCCGACCGATCCGCTGGCCAACCCGCTGTACGCCGACCTCACCGGCTTCCCGCGCCTCTACGTCTGCGCCGGCTCCGTCGAGTCGCTGCTCGACGACAGCGTCCGGCTGGACGAGCTGGCCCGCAAGCACGACGTGGACGTGACCCTCTCCATCGGCGAGGGCCAGCAGCACGTCTTCCCCTTCCTGGCGGGCCGCACCGAGCGCGCCGACCAGGAGATCGCCGCGATCGCCGCCTGGTACCGCGCCGGCCTCCCCGCCTGA
- a CDS encoding flavin-containing monooxygenase, which yields MSTDLTVDHDALVIGAGFSGLALLHHLREAGLATHVVEATDGIGGTWWINNYPGVRTDSEFHYYSFSFSKEVREEWTWTERYPSGKEVLGYLNFIADRLDLRKDIELGKRVSRAAYDEAGNRWVVDFEDGTRQTARYLVSGMGVLSQPIYPAIPGVDSFAGEKYHTASWPREGVDLRGKRVGIIGLGASGIQAVPVIAQQAEEFYVFQRTPNYVVETNNEQVDAEWMQYVRDHYDEIFAQAAAHPFGVAMEYAEKSALEATPEERRAVFESKWQEGGFHFANECFNDLATNHEASELASEFIRSKIREIVQDPAVADLLCPKDYSFNGKRVPTGHHYYDTFNRANVHLVDVKSTPISAITERGLVVGDTEYELDVLVFATGFDAMTGTLTTIDIVGRDGLVLREKWEREGLRSNLGISVHGFPNFFMSLGPQTPYSNLPVPIQLGAQWLQRLLVWARENDVPRIEATAASEQWWLDETNRAGEATVMCSEGEKAGAWFLGHNVPGKGRAFQVYMGGGQVYQDYCGQAEAEGYVSFLNDRVHAEDAEVVPA from the coding sequence ATGAGCACCGACCTCACCGTCGACCACGACGCGCTCGTCATCGGCGCCGGCTTCTCCGGCCTCGCCCTGCTCCACCACCTCCGCGAGGCGGGCCTGGCCACCCACGTGGTCGAGGCGACCGACGGCATCGGCGGCACCTGGTGGATCAACAACTACCCGGGTGTGCGAACCGACAGCGAGTTCCACTACTACTCGTTCTCCTTCTCCAAGGAGGTCCGCGAGGAGTGGACCTGGACCGAGCGCTACCCCAGCGGCAAGGAGGTGCTCGGCTACCTCAACTTCATCGCCGACCGGCTCGACCTGCGCAAGGACATCGAGCTCGGCAAGCGCGTCTCGCGGGCGGCGTACGACGAGGCGGGCAACCGCTGGGTGGTCGACTTCGAGGACGGGACCCGGCAGACCGCGCGCTACCTGGTCAGCGGGATGGGCGTGCTCTCCCAGCCGATCTACCCGGCGATCCCGGGCGTCGACTCCTTCGCCGGCGAGAAGTACCACACCGCCTCCTGGCCCCGGGAGGGCGTCGACCTGCGCGGCAAGCGGGTCGGCATCATCGGCCTCGGCGCCTCCGGCATCCAGGCGGTTCCGGTGATCGCCCAGCAGGCCGAGGAGTTCTACGTCTTCCAGCGCACCCCCAACTACGTCGTCGAGACCAACAACGAGCAGGTCGACGCGGAGTGGATGCAGTACGTGCGCGACCACTACGACGAGATCTTCGCGCAGGCCGCCGCTCACCCGTTCGGCGTCGCGATGGAGTACGCCGAGAAGAGCGCGCTCGAGGCCACGCCGGAGGAGCGCCGCGCGGTGTTCGAGAGCAAGTGGCAGGAGGGCGGCTTCCACTTCGCCAACGAGTGCTTCAACGACCTCGCCACCAACCACGAGGCGAGCGAGCTCGCCTCGGAGTTCATCCGCTCCAAGATCCGCGAGATCGTCCAGGACCCGGCCGTCGCCGACCTGCTCTGCCCGAAGGACTACTCGTTCAACGGCAAGCGGGTGCCGACCGGCCACCACTACTACGACACCTTCAACCGCGCGAACGTGCACCTCGTCGACGTGAAGTCGACGCCGATCTCGGCGATCACCGAGCGGGGCCTGGTCGTCGGCGACACCGAGTACGAGCTCGACGTGCTGGTCTTCGCGACCGGCTTCGACGCGATGACCGGCACCCTCACCACGATCGACATCGTGGGCCGGGACGGGCTGGTCCTGCGGGAGAAGTGGGAGCGCGAGGGCCTGCGGAGCAACCTGGGCATCTCGGTGCACGGCTTCCCGAACTTCTTCATGTCGCTCGGCCCGCAGACGCCGTACTCGAACCTGCCGGTCCCGATCCAGCTCGGCGCGCAGTGGCTGCAGCGGCTGCTGGTCTGGGCGCGGGAGAACGACGTGCCGCGGATCGAGGCGACCGCGGCCTCCGAGCAGTGGTGGCTCGACGAGACCAACCGGGCAGGCGAGGCGACCGTGATGTGCTCCGAGGGCGAGAAGGCCGGCGCCTGGTTCCTCGGCCACAACGTCCCGGGCAAGGGCCGCGCGTTCCAGGTGTACATGGGCGGCGGGCAGGTCTACCAGGACTACTGCGGCCAGGCGGAGGCCGAGGGCTACGTGTCCTTCCTCAACGACCGGGTCCACGCCGAGGACGCCGAGGTGGTCCCGGCGTGA
- a CDS encoding SDR family NAD(P)-dependent oxidoreductase — protein MRVADKVAVITGAAMGMGRATAELFAREGAVVTLTDIDAGEGEAAAAAIRDAGGRASFRPLDVSDEAAVARTWADVVAEHGRIDILVNCAGVIGPDKPTHELTEAEWDALFAIDVKGVLWGTKHAVPYMIEQGGGSIVNFSSIYGLRGNDEFTAYHVAKGAVTMQTRQDAATYGKYGIRVNSVHPSTVLTPLVEGIAADFPGGIAAYEEVNTTHQSLRRLGRPEEVAYGVLYLASDEASWVTGVALPIDGGYTAR, from the coding sequence GTGAGGGTCGCCGACAAGGTCGCCGTCATCACGGGCGCCGCCATGGGCATGGGCCGCGCGACCGCCGAGCTGTTCGCCCGCGAGGGCGCGGTGGTCACGCTGACCGACATCGACGCCGGGGAGGGCGAGGCCGCCGCCGCGGCGATCCGCGACGCCGGCGGCCGGGCGAGCTTCCGGCCGCTCGACGTGAGCGACGAGGCCGCGGTCGCCCGCACCTGGGCCGACGTGGTCGCCGAGCACGGCCGGATCGACATCCTGGTCAACTGTGCCGGCGTGATCGGCCCCGACAAGCCCACGCACGAGCTCACCGAGGCCGAGTGGGACGCGCTGTTCGCGATCGACGTCAAGGGCGTGCTGTGGGGCACCAAGCACGCCGTGCCGTACATGATCGAGCAGGGCGGCGGCAGCATCGTCAACTTCTCCTCGATCTACGGCCTGCGCGGGAACGACGAGTTCACGGCGTACCACGTCGCCAAGGGTGCGGTCACCATGCAGACCCGGCAGGACGCGGCGACGTACGGCAAGTACGGCATCCGGGTGAACAGCGTGCACCCCAGCACCGTGCTGACCCCGCTCGTCGAGGGCATCGCGGCCGACTTCCCCGGCGGGATCGCGGCCTACGAGGAGGTCAACACCACCCATCAGTCGCTGCGCCGGCTCGGTCGCCCCGAGGAGGTGGCCTATGGCGTCCTGTACCTCGCCTCGGACGAGGCATCGTGGGTCACCGGCGTCGCGCTGCCCATCGACGGCGGCTACACCGCCCGCTGA
- a CDS encoding substrate-binding domain-containing protein, with amino-acid sequence MQVSKKGLLALAATAALATACSSGAPSGAKSSKDAVEGQQVGVVGTQDQIQDISEFCGDDDITVALADGFGGNSWRKITRAVFEAEAAKCDNITKVLYTDAQGDTQKAIADINSLVAQGADVIVTFVDGGEALLPTIKKATAAGVEVVPFVGSPGGEPGKDYVDFVSEDIATYGENLAAWTIEKMGGKGNLVMLGGLPGNSYSQGVYDGVVRAVKEHPDVTLLNTDGPVSTDWEPGKTQQVVAGLLTKYDSIDGIVADYGGGSVGGIRAFLAAGQPLPVWSANDSNEFACLWYEHAKAQPTFQVATESSRNWVVKVALHKGLAAHNGILNEEPSTYNLEIIEDSTDPAKAPKCEDSLPPDAILSSGLTVEELQALFD; translated from the coding sequence ATGCAGGTGAGCAAGAAGGGCCTTCTCGCGCTGGCGGCGACCGCGGCGCTGGCGACGGCGTGCTCGAGCGGGGCGCCGTCGGGGGCGAAGAGCTCCAAGGACGCGGTCGAGGGCCAGCAGGTCGGCGTCGTCGGCACCCAGGACCAGATCCAGGACATCAGCGAGTTCTGCGGGGACGACGACATCACCGTCGCCCTCGCCGACGGCTTCGGCGGCAACTCGTGGCGCAAGATCACGCGGGCCGTGTTCGAGGCCGAGGCCGCCAAGTGCGACAACATCACCAAGGTCCTCTACACCGACGCGCAGGGCGACACCCAGAAGGCGATCGCCGACATCAACTCGCTCGTCGCGCAGGGCGCTGACGTCATCGTCACCTTCGTCGACGGCGGCGAGGCGCTGCTGCCGACGATCAAGAAGGCGACCGCCGCGGGCGTCGAGGTGGTGCCCTTCGTCGGCTCGCCGGGCGGCGAGCCGGGCAAGGACTACGTCGACTTCGTCTCCGAGGACATCGCGACGTACGGCGAGAACCTGGCGGCCTGGACCATCGAGAAGATGGGCGGCAAGGGCAACCTGGTCATGCTCGGCGGCCTGCCCGGCAACTCCTACTCGCAGGGGGTCTACGACGGCGTCGTCCGGGCCGTGAAGGAGCACCCCGACGTCACCCTGCTCAACACCGACGGCCCGGTGAGCACCGACTGGGAGCCCGGCAAGACCCAGCAGGTCGTCGCCGGCCTGCTCACCAAGTACGACTCGATCGACGGCATCGTGGCCGACTACGGCGGCGGCTCGGTCGGCGGCATCCGCGCCTTCCTCGCGGCCGGACAGCCGCTGCCGGTCTGGTCGGCCAACGACTCCAACGAGTTCGCCTGCCTGTGGTACGAGCACGCGAAGGCACAACCGACCTTCCAGGTGGCGACCGAGTCCTCCCGCAACTGGGTGGTGAAGGTCGCGCTGCACAAGGGCCTCGCCGCCCACAACGGGATCCTCAACGAGGAGCCGTCGACGTACAACCTCGAGATCATCGAGGACTCGACCGACCCCGCCAAGGCGCCGAAGTGCGAGGACTCCCTCCCGCCCGACGCCATCCTCTCCTCCGGCCTGACGGTCGAGGAGCTCCAGGCGCTCTTCGACTGA